One genomic region from Conexibacter woesei DSM 14684 encodes:
- a CDS encoding baseplate J/gp47 family protein: MTQYGVSPDGFDIKGLDAILAESFERARAVFDSPDLTATSPLRKVLEVAAAEDAELWKRMESLYYANFASTATGASLDRLGEDLGVERDFEFATGEVRFRLGRGAPGRRYRVPEGTVVTTAGGTVAFHTLAPLELTADATDGVTEVRAFERGVAGNVVARAIVQVDPEYAAEELSLGPATLAVENQLGMTGGDLLQSDADYRPRLLGRPRNLWTLESVRREVLEVPGAIDALVADALGGVDVSQSYFDLFDFGQRQFSADRRLGEPYFFDVVVAHEFARPWRDLGAVRGVYERVQAAVDGVRPPGIYANVIQADHIEVGVRARVSVDPGQDVQALLAAIKQRLAHDVAALRLGGAFLFSQTMRAFVEQPGVVDVQNVHLRRCPAAYGRVSFGGVPFQSAIVEMSVGENVQMGRTEIAIFRLDSELIQIEVVPA, from the coding sequence GTGACGCAATACGGGGTCTCGCCCGACGGCTTCGACATCAAGGGACTCGACGCGATCCTGGCGGAGAGCTTCGAGCGCGCGCGGGCGGTCTTCGACTCGCCCGACCTGACCGCGACGAGCCCGCTGCGCAAGGTGCTCGAGGTCGCGGCGGCGGAGGACGCCGAGCTGTGGAAGCGGATGGAGTCGCTGTACTACGCGAACTTCGCCTCGACCGCGACGGGCGCGAGCCTCGACCGGCTCGGCGAGGACCTCGGCGTCGAGCGCGACTTCGAGTTCGCGACCGGAGAGGTCAGATTCAGACTCGGCAGAGGCGCGCCCGGACGCCGCTACCGCGTCCCGGAGGGGACGGTCGTGACGACGGCCGGCGGCACGGTCGCGTTCCACACGCTCGCGCCGCTGGAGCTGACGGCCGACGCGACCGACGGCGTGACGGAGGTGCGCGCGTTCGAACGCGGCGTCGCCGGCAACGTCGTGGCGAGAGCGATCGTGCAGGTCGATCCCGAATACGCCGCCGAGGAGCTGTCGCTCGGCCCGGCGACGCTCGCGGTCGAGAACCAGCTCGGCATGACCGGCGGCGACCTGCTCCAGTCCGACGCCGACTACCGGCCGCGGCTGCTCGGCCGGCCCCGCAACCTGTGGACGCTGGAGAGCGTGCGGCGCGAGGTGCTCGAGGTCCCGGGCGCGATCGACGCGCTCGTCGCCGACGCGCTCGGCGGCGTCGACGTCTCGCAGAGCTACTTCGACCTGTTCGACTTCGGCCAGCGGCAGTTCAGCGCCGACCGCCGCCTCGGCGAGCCGTACTTCTTCGACGTCGTCGTCGCGCACGAGTTCGCGCGGCCGTGGCGCGACCTCGGCGCCGTCAGAGGGGTCTACGAGCGCGTGCAGGCGGCGGTCGACGGCGTGCGCCCGCCGGGCATCTACGCGAACGTGATCCAGGCCGACCACATCGAGGTCGGCGTGCGGGCGCGCGTCAGCGTCGACCCCGGGCAGGACGTGCAGGCGCTGCTCGCCGCGATCAAGCAGCGGCTCGCGCACGACGTCGCCGCCTTGCGGCTCGGCGGCGCGTTCCTCTTCTCGCAGACGATGCGCGCGTTCGTCGAGCAGCCCGGCGTCGTCGACGTGCAGAACGTGCACCTGCGCCGCTGCCCGGCCGCGTACGGCCGCGTCTCGTTCGGCGGCGTGCCGTTCCAGTCGGCGATCGTCGAGATGTCGGTCGGCGAGAACGTGCAGATGGGCCGCACCGAGATCGCGATCTTCCGGCTCGACAGCGAGCTGATCCAGATCGAGGTGGTCCCCGCGTGA
- a CDS encoding AfsR/SARP family transcriptional regulator — MTGVMVQGRATAAPAQHETTQTQTRDEPLRLTLLGGFELRHGGEQVELPASAQRLVAFLAIRARPLQRLHVAGSLWLDAPEERANAALRTALWRSRRRGCPLVDARGPSIGLAPGVEVDLHASARLARTVLESPPRKIVELAGLDHVWANGELLPDWYDDWVLIERERHRQLRLHALEALCEALTVAGRHGEAIEAGIAAVASEPLRESAHRVLICVHLAEGNVAEALRQYRLFGELLRDQLGLDPSARLRELIERAVTLR; from the coding sequence ATGACCGGGGTCATGGTGCAGGGACGCGCGACGGCGGCGCCTGCGCAGCACGAGACGACACAGACGCAGACGCGCGACGAACCGTTGCGGCTGACGCTGCTCGGCGGCTTCGAGCTGCGGCACGGCGGCGAGCAGGTCGAGCTGCCCGCCAGCGCGCAGCGGCTCGTCGCGTTCCTGGCGATCCGCGCGCGCCCGCTCCAGCGTCTCCACGTCGCCGGCAGCCTCTGGCTCGACGCGCCGGAGGAGCGCGCGAACGCCGCGCTGCGGACGGCGCTGTGGCGCAGCCGCCGGCGCGGCTGCCCGCTCGTCGACGCGCGCGGACCGAGCATCGGCCTCGCGCCCGGCGTCGAGGTCGACCTGCACGCCTCCGCGCGGCTCGCGCGGACGGTGCTGGAGAGCCCGCCCCGGAAGATCGTCGAGCTGGCCGGTCTCGACCACGTCTGGGCGAACGGCGAGCTGCTGCCCGACTGGTACGACGACTGGGTGCTGATCGAGCGCGAACGCCACCGGCAGCTGCGGCTGCACGCGCTGGAGGCGCTGTGCGAGGCGCTCACCGTCGCGGGCCGGCACGGCGAGGCGATCGAGGCGGGGATCGCCGCGGTCGCGTCCGAGCCGCTGCGCGAGAGCGCCCACCGCGTGCTGATCTGCGTCCATCTCGCGGAGGGGAACGTCGCCGAGGCGCTGCGCCAGTACCGTCTCTTCGGCGAGCTGCTGCGCGACCAGCTCGGGCTCGACCCCTCAGCGCGCCTGCGCGAGCTGATCGAGCGCGCCGTGACGCTGCGGTGA
- a CDS encoding CapA family protein, producing MVAQPPPPPPAPAPPPLVLRAPRLVATGVAFELRGRGASAGERVRVQLRLDGRWRELAAARAGRDGRVTTRVAPRTPRPAYRLRIATRDGRLSDGVVVRTRDVTLAAVGDINLGDATAGAIAAGGVNYPWTSVAPALRGADVAFGNLECAISTRGAPVQKQYTFRGSPAALRAMRDYAGFDVLNLANNHVGDYGTAALLDTVEHVRAGGMEAVGAGGSLASAAAPRVVERLGLRIAFVGFSNILPSEFFATPSRAGTQPATTAQIRASVAAARRRADVVIATFHWGVELDPVENGAEQAFAATALAAGATAVIGGHPHVLQPIRMLDGGRRLVAYSLGNFVFASHRAATVRTGVLHLDLSARGVERTRFQHARIDGVKPLLTGRWTRVG from the coding sequence ATGGTCGCCCAACCCCCTCCCCCGCCGCCGGCTCCCGCTCCGCCACCGCTCGTGCTGCGCGCACCGCGGCTGGTCGCCACCGGCGTCGCGTTCGAGCTGCGCGGGCGCGGGGCGAGCGCCGGCGAGCGCGTGCGGGTGCAGCTGCGGCTCGACGGCCGCTGGCGCGAGCTGGCGGCGGCGCGCGCCGGCAGGGACGGCCGCGTCACGACGCGTGTCGCGCCGCGCACGCCGCGGCCCGCGTACCGCCTGCGGATCGCGACGCGCGACGGGCGCCTCTCGGACGGCGTCGTCGTGCGCACGCGCGACGTCACGCTCGCGGCGGTCGGCGACATCAACCTCGGCGACGCGACGGCCGGGGCGATCGCGGCCGGCGGCGTCAACTATCCGTGGACGAGCGTCGCGCCGGCGCTGCGCGGCGCCGACGTCGCGTTCGGCAACCTCGAGTGCGCCATCTCGACGCGCGGCGCGCCGGTGCAGAAGCAGTACACCTTCCGCGGCAGCCCGGCGGCACTGCGGGCGATGCGCGACTACGCCGGCTTCGACGTGCTCAACCTCGCCAACAACCACGTCGGCGACTACGGCACCGCGGCGCTGCTCGACACCGTCGAGCACGTCCGCGCCGGCGGTATGGAGGCGGTCGGCGCCGGCGGCTCGCTCGCCTCCGCCGCGGCGCCGCGCGTCGTCGAGCGGCTGGGGCTGCGGATCGCCTTCGTCGGCTTCTCGAACATCCTCCCGAGCGAGTTCTTCGCGACGCCGTCACGGGCCGGCACGCAGCCGGCGACGACGGCGCAGATCCGCGCCTCCGTCGCCGCCGCCAGACGCCGCGCCGACGTCGTGATCGCGACCTTCCACTGGGGCGTCGAGCTGGACCCGGTCGAGAACGGCGCCGAGCAGGCGTTCGCCGCGACCGCGCTGGCGGCCGGCGCGACCGCCGTGATCGGCGGTCACCCGCACGTGCTGCAGCCGATCCGCATGCTCGACGGCGGCCGCCGCCTCGTCGCGTACAGCCTCGGCAACTTCGTCTTCGCCTCCCACCGCGCGGCGACCGTCCGTACCGGCGTCCTGCACCTCGACCTGTCGGCCCGCGGCGTCGAGCGGACGCGCTTCCAGCACGCCCGCATCGACGGCGTCAAGCCGCTGCTGACGGGGCGCTGGACGCGCGTCGGCTGA
- a CDS encoding alpha/beta hydrolase, whose translation MGFRRALLAAIVSTGVAAAPAAADGLSWEACPSARGLDPRQQCASLTVPRDYAEPNGPTIEIAVSRIATATPALRRGVLLRNPGGPGSQGLIGPSRFAAALPREVLDRYDLIGFDPRGIGRSAPASCALAPADLDPVKFIPYPAYDLDITANVDYARRAASGCAATSGTLLPYISTANTARDMDRIRAALGESSISYVGYSYGTYLGAVYTTLFPQRTDRFVLDSNIHPDRIWRETFSSWGYAVELAFDGFARFAAERHATYGLGATPAAVHAKVLELAREMEREPYDLGGGYTLDGNRFRELIRNDVLRNDRSFPAAGDLLKLFDAREPRAAAAARGAQLLEQVGAAFPPVPGDNEFAGAWAVACGDADWPSSPAVYQRDVIAYDALFPIHGRAAANVWPCAFWPAEPREPAVRVGRLSSGRALIVQSLRDPATPLDGAVALRLRLGSRSKLVTVEDGAHSVAFNGINSCANAHAATFLATGALPAQDAWCARDAPLGAAGADARGGVAQHDDELGLLPLG comes from the coding sequence ATGGGATTCAGGCGTGCGCTGCTCGCAGCGATCGTGTCGACGGGAGTCGCGGCCGCACCGGCCGCGGCGGACGGACTCAGCTGGGAGGCGTGTCCGTCGGCGAGAGGGCTCGACCCGCGCCAGCAGTGCGCGAGCCTCACCGTGCCGCGCGACTACGCCGAGCCGAACGGCCCGACGATCGAGATCGCGGTCTCGCGCATCGCGACCGCGACGCCCGCGCTGCGCCGAGGCGTGCTGCTGCGCAACCCCGGCGGGCCGGGCAGTCAGGGCCTCATCGGGCCGAGCCGCTTCGCCGCCGCACTGCCGAGAGAGGTGCTCGACCGCTACGACCTGATCGGCTTCGACCCGCGCGGGATCGGCCGCAGCGCGCCGGCCTCGTGCGCGCTCGCGCCGGCCGACCTCGATCCCGTCAAGTTCATCCCCTACCCGGCGTACGACCTCGACATCACGGCGAACGTCGACTACGCCAGACGCGCCGCGAGCGGCTGCGCCGCGACGTCCGGCACGCTGCTGCCGTACATCTCGACGGCGAACACGGCACGCGACATGGACCGAATCCGCGCGGCGCTCGGCGAGTCCTCGATCTCGTACGTCGGCTACTCGTACGGCACCTACCTCGGCGCCGTCTACACGACGCTGTTCCCGCAGCGGACCGACCGCTTCGTACTCGACTCGAACATCCATCCGGACCGCATCTGGCGCGAGACCTTCTCGTCGTGGGGCTACGCGGTCGAGCTGGCGTTCGACGGCTTCGCGAGGTTCGCCGCGGAGCGGCACGCGACGTACGGGCTCGGCGCGACGCCGGCCGCCGTCCACGCGAAGGTGCTGGAGCTGGCGAGGGAGATGGAGAGAGAGCCGTACGACCTCGGCGGTGGCTACACGCTCGACGGCAACAGATTCCGCGAGCTGATCCGCAACGACGTGCTGCGCAACGACCGCTCCTTCCCGGCGGCCGGCGACCTGCTGAAGCTGTTCGACGCGCGCGAGCCCAGAGCGGCCGCTGCCGCCCGGGGCGCACAGCTGCTGGAGCAGGTCGGGGCCGCCTTCCCGCCCGTGCCGGGAGACAACGAGTTCGCGGGCGCGTGGGCGGTCGCCTGCGGCGACGCCGACTGGCCCTCCTCGCCGGCCGTCTACCAGAGGGACGTGATCGCCTACGACGCGCTCTTCCCGATCCACGGACGTGCGGCCGCGAACGTCTGGCCGTGCGCCTTCTGGCCGGCCGAGCCGCGCGAGCCGGCCGTCAGAGTCGGCAGACTCAGCAGCGGCAGAGCGCTGATCGTGCAGAGCCTGCGGGATCCGGCGACACCGCTCGACGGTGCGGTCGCGCTGAGGCTGCGACTCGGCTCGCGCTCGAAGCTGGTGACCGTCGAGGACGGCGCGCATTCCGTCGCGTTCAACGGAATCAACAGCTGCGCCAACGCGCATGCTGCGACGTTCCTGGCAACGGGTGCGCTGCCGGCGCAGGACGCCTGGTGCGCCCGCGACGCGCCGCTCGGGGCGGCCGGCGCCGACGCACGCGGCGGCGTCGCGCAGCACGACGACGAGCTGGGGCTGCTGCCGCTCGGCTGA
- a CDS encoding SGNH/GDSL hydrolase family protein, whose translation MEHHPRRAAVACALAIAALLIAAAGASAEKYVALGDSYSSGTGTRVYTDAGCQRSIYAYPSLIDTQRPNTDLVFAACSGATTNSVLSGQVSSLTSDTAIVTITIGGNDAGFSSVVTQCALPWPWSCTTDLNNAQAFIRNTLPGRLDSVYAQIRTRSPSARVVVLGYPRLFMGVDCNGGTFFSGDELTRMNQTADMLRDVTRGRAAAAGFSFADAIPAFTGHAVCSSTEWLNGLSNPVGESYHPNRTGHSSGYAPLVRAIIG comes from the coding sequence ATGGAGCATCATCCACGCCGTGCCGCTGTCGCCTGCGCGCTCGCGATCGCCGCACTGCTGATCGCCGCCGCCGGCGCCTCGGCGGAGAAGTACGTCGCACTCGGGGACTCGTACTCGTCGGGCACCGGGACGCGCGTCTACACCGACGCCGGCTGCCAGCGCAGCATCTACGCGTACCCGTCGCTGATCGACACGCAGCGACCGAACACCGACCTCGTCTTCGCGGCCTGCTCGGGCGCGACGACCAACAGCGTGCTCAGCGGCCAGGTGTCGTCGCTGACGAGCGACACCGCGATAGTCACGATCACGATCGGCGGCAACGACGCCGGCTTCTCGAGCGTCGTCACGCAGTGCGCGCTGCCGTGGCCGTGGAGCTGCACGACCGATCTCAACAACGCCCAGGCGTTCATCAGAAACACGCTGCCGGGGCGGCTCGACTCCGTCTACGCGCAGATCAGAACGCGCTCGCCGAGCGCCAGAGTCGTCGTGCTCGGCTACCCGCGGCTGTTCATGGGGGTCGATTGCAACGGCGGCACGTTCTTCAGCGGCGACGAGCTGACGCGCATGAACCAGACCGCCGACATGCTGCGCGACGTCACGAGAGGCCGTGCCGCCGCGGCGGGCTTCTCGTTCGCGGACGCGATCCCGGCATTCACCGGCCACGCGGTCTGCTCCAGCACGGAGTGGCTCAACGGCCTCTCCAACCCGGTCGGCGAGAGCTACCACCCGAACAGAACCGGCCACAGCAGCGGCTACGCGCCGCTGGTGCGGGCGATCATCGGCTGA
- a CDS encoding sensor histidine kinase, giving the protein MLPPLLALTPDPTLVIDRHGTIAAADARLGELVGWEPAELVGRCFDALVPQGVLDPDLRLTARSADGGEIPIEISVRVVEGIDGVAGPALAVAIRDVTLRRRRAAGLRASAERFRMQAAEAERARWARELHDETLQGLAALHVLLSSGVRAKTPELMRERIGLAQEQIEGAMENLRGLINDLRPAALDELGLEASVRDLAERVQSVYGIEIETRVALRGDDGAPRRLATEVETTAYRVVQECLSNAARHAGATRIAVEITQPHGAATLRVRVRDDGHGFAAEETDSGGGYGLRSMRERVDLLEGELTLSSGSDAGTEIVAVLPLTS; this is encoded by the coding sequence ATGCTTCCCCCGCTGCTCGCGCTGACGCCCGACCCGACGCTCGTGATCGACCGCCACGGCACGATCGCCGCGGCCGACGCGCGCCTCGGCGAGCTGGTCGGCTGGGAGCCGGCGGAGCTGGTCGGGCGCTGCTTCGACGCGCTCGTGCCGCAGGGCGTGCTCGACCCCGACCTGAGACTGACCGCCCGCAGCGCCGACGGCGGCGAGATCCCGATCGAGATCTCCGTCCGCGTCGTCGAGGGGATCGACGGCGTCGCCGGACCCGCGCTCGCGGTCGCGATCCGCGACGTGACGCTGCGCCGCCGCAGAGCCGCCGGGCTGAGAGCGTCCGCCGAGCGCTTCCGGATGCAGGCGGCCGAGGCGGAGCGCGCCCGCTGGGCGCGCGAGCTGCACGACGAGACGTTGCAGGGGCTCGCTGCGCTGCACGTGCTGCTCTCCTCCGGCGTGCGCGCGAAGACGCCGGAGCTGATGCGCGAGCGGATCGGGCTCGCGCAGGAGCAGATCGAGGGCGCGATGGAGAACCTGCGCGGGCTGATCAACGACCTGCGGCCCGCCGCGCTCGACGAGCTGGGCCTGGAGGCGTCGGTCCGCGACCTCGCCGAGCGCGTGCAGAGCGTCTACGGGATCGAGATCGAGACGCGCGTCGCGCTGCGCGGCGACGACGGCGCCCCGCGGCGGCTCGCGACCGAGGTCGAGACGACCGCCTACCGCGTCGTGCAGGAGTGCCTCTCCAACGCCGCCCGGCATGCGGGCGCGACCCGCATCGCGGTCGAGATCACCCAGCCGCACGGCGCCGCGACCCTCCGCGTCCGCGTGCGCGACGACGGCCACGGCTTCGCCGCCGAGGAGACCGACAGCGGCGGCGGCTACGGCCTGCGCTCGATGCGCGAGCGCGTCGACCTGCTCGAAGGCGAGCTGACGCTGTCGAGCGGCAGCGACGCCGGCACCGAGATCGTCGCCGTGCTGCCGCTGACTAGCTGA
- a CDS encoding response regulator, whose amino-acid sequence MSVPNPLTVVLADDHVVVRSGLRLLLESEPAIEVVAEAGDVTAAVDAVARLRPDVLVLDLHMPGEPSLPAIPRLRASSPQTRVVVLTAQRDPSYAGEALRLGATGYVPKEAAGGHLLEAIAAVMAGGTYLEPQLGARLAATAAAAAGAAPELTARELEVLRLIARGLTNREIAERLFLSVRTVESHRARIQRKLGRSRRSDLVDYALERGLVDASDLS is encoded by the coding sequence ATGTCCGTCCCGAACCCGTTGACCGTCGTGCTCGCCGACGACCACGTCGTCGTCCGCAGCGGCCTGCGCCTGCTGCTGGAGTCCGAGCCGGCGATCGAGGTCGTCGCCGAGGCGGGCGACGTGACCGCCGCGGTCGACGCGGTCGCGCGGCTGAGACCGGACGTGCTCGTGCTCGACCTGCACATGCCCGGCGAGCCGAGCCTGCCGGCGATCCCGCGGCTGCGCGCGAGCAGCCCGCAGACGCGCGTCGTCGTGCTGACCGCGCAGCGCGACCCGTCCTACGCCGGCGAGGCGCTGCGGCTCGGCGCGACCGGCTACGTCCCGAAGGAGGCGGCCGGCGGCCACCTGCTGGAGGCGATCGCGGCGGTGATGGCCGGCGGCACCTACCTGGAGCCGCAGCTCGGCGCCCGGCTCGCCGCCACGGCGGCGGCCGCCGCCGGCGCCGCGCCCGAGCTGACTGCGCGCGAGCTGGAGGTGCTGCGGCTGATCGCCCGCGGCCTGACCAACCGCGAGATCGCCGAGCGGCTGTTCCTCAGCGTCCGCACGGTCGAGTCTCACCGCGCGCGGATCCAGCGCAAGCTCGGCCGCTCGCGCCGCTCGGACCTCGTCGACTACGCGCTCGAGCGCGGCCTGGTCGACGCGTCGGACCTCAGCTAG
- a CDS encoding type III polyketide synthase translates to MNSATLAPTPAASGAAARRAGPLPTIAGLATAAPPQVYEQRDMLALLGLAGDEFAEGIFDRCGVQRRHLGTPPELWATTLQARTAHTERLLAGLATQAVDQLDFDPADVAVVVAGTYYGLGGPTIAHRIVEHCGLAPETDKYHLLGVGCASAVPLLRLAAQALSDHPGKQALVVAAECVSGFLTTCAPGDAKVKIVGSSLFGDGCAAALLTLGEAREDTTPRPRILDSVVHQIPDSLDEVRFAVTADDSHMNMSRALPVIAANDLRGLVDDFLARSGLTRGDVDHWIAHPGGRGILDGIRAGLELTEEDVAPSAAVLAENGNVGTPSALFVLERVHELRDPQPGERGLMVTIGPGVTIGMALVQW, encoded by the coding sequence ATGAACTCCGCCACGCTCGCCCCGACTCCCGCCGCATCCGGTGCCGCCGCACGCCGCGCCGGACCGCTTCCGACGATCGCCGGCCTCGCCACGGCCGCGCCCCCGCAGGTCTACGAGCAGCGCGACATGCTCGCGCTGCTTGGCCTCGCCGGCGACGAGTTCGCCGAAGGGATCTTCGACCGCTGCGGCGTCCAGCGCCGCCATCTCGGAACGCCGCCGGAGCTGTGGGCGACGACGCTGCAGGCGCGCACCGCGCACACCGAGCGGCTGCTCGCCGGGCTCGCGACGCAGGCCGTCGACCAGCTCGACTTCGACCCCGCCGACGTCGCGGTCGTCGTCGCGGGCACCTACTACGGACTCGGCGGCCCGACGATCGCCCACCGCATCGTCGAGCACTGCGGCCTCGCGCCCGAGACCGACAAGTACCACCTGCTCGGCGTCGGCTGCGCCTCCGCCGTCCCGCTGCTGCGGCTCGCCGCGCAGGCGCTGAGCGACCATCCCGGCAAGCAGGCGCTCGTCGTCGCGGCGGAGTGCGTCAGCGGCTTCCTGACGACCTGCGCGCCAGGCGACGCGAAGGTCAAGATCGTCGGCTCCTCGCTGTTCGGCGACGGCTGCGCCGCCGCGCTGCTGACGCTCGGCGAGGCGCGCGAGGACACGACGCCGCGCCCGCGGATCCTCGACAGCGTCGTCCACCAGATCCCCGACTCGCTCGACGAGGTCCGCTTCGCCGTCACCGCCGACGACAGCCACATGAACATGAGCCGCGCGCTGCCGGTGATCGCCGCGAACGACCTGCGCGGGCTCGTCGACGACTTCCTCGCGCGGAGCGGGCTCACGCGCGGCGACGTCGACCACTGGATCGCCCACCCCGGCGGCCGCGGGATCCTCGACGGCATCCGCGCCGGGCTGGAGCTGACGGAAGAGGACGTCGCGCCGAGCGCCGCGGTGCTCGCCGAGAACGGCAACGTCGGCACGCCGTCGGCGCTGTTCGTGCTGGAGCGCGTGCACGAGCTGCGCGATCCGCAGCCGGGCGAGCGCGGCCTGATGGTGACGATCGGACCGGGCGTGACGATCGGCATGGCGCTGGTGCAGTGGTGA
- a CDS encoding sulfotransferase family protein, protein MKLIGAGYGRTGTMSLKAALELIDHGPCFHMIDLVRQPELLPPWERAVAGERIDWTQALDGWGSTIDWPGCYFWEQHVETWPDAPVLLNTRDPEAWYRSCLDSIFAAKEMAKRGELRGNTENAPPAEVMQMVNGVIWDGTFDGRFLDKEYAFEVFHRHHEDVKARVPADQLLVFEVKQGWQPLCDFLGVPVPDEPFPHLNDTASFRAMFGMPAAA, encoded by the coding sequence ATGAAGCTGATCGGAGCCGGCTACGGCCGCACGGGGACGATGTCGCTGAAGGCGGCGCTGGAGCTGATCGACCACGGTCCCTGCTTCCACATGATCGACCTCGTCCGCCAGCCGGAGCTGCTGCCGCCGTGGGAGCGCGCCGTCGCGGGCGAGCGGATCGACTGGACGCAGGCGCTCGACGGCTGGGGCTCGACGATCGACTGGCCCGGCTGCTACTTCTGGGAGCAGCACGTCGAGACGTGGCCCGACGCCCCGGTGCTGCTGAACACGCGCGACCCCGAGGCGTGGTACCGCTCGTGCCTCGACTCGATCTTCGCCGCGAAGGAGATGGCCAAGCGCGGCGAGCTGAGAGGCAACACCGAGAACGCGCCGCCCGCCGAGGTGATGCAGATGGTCAATGGCGTGATCTGGGACGGCACGTTCGACGGGCGCTTCCTCGACAAGGAGTACGCGTTCGAGGTCTTCCACAGACACCACGAGGACGTCAAGGCGCGCGTCCCGGCCGACCAGCTGCTCGTGTTCGAGGTCAAGCAGGGCTGGCAGCCGCTGTGCGACTTCCTCGGCGTGCCGGTGCCGGACGAGCCGTTCCCGCACCTCAACGACACCGCGTCGTTCCGCGCCATGTTCGGTATGCCAGCCGCCGCGTAG
- a CDS encoding Na+/H+ antiporter, whose amino-acid sequence MVSPLTSPASPFPLAAASEGGGAHFDVVLLGVLAGVTVLLLLAYHSRVPYPIWLVVGGGALAFVPGLPQVELDPDLVLLVILPPLLYAAAFFSSLRDLRANLRPIGMLAIGLVVATTLVVGVVAHMVVDDLSWAAAFTLGAVLSPTDPVAATAIASRAGAPRRFVTIVEGESLVNDSTALIIYKAAVAAVLTGSFSLLDAGFDFVMGAAAGIAIGIAIGAVIARIRRVVDDPPTEITISLLTPYFAYLPAEALGVSAVLAAVTSGIWLGWRSPELITPATRIQAFSVWEILVFVLNAALFVLVGLQLPGIVEQISDDYAAGQLALWGALVAVTVILVRFAWVFPLTYLPGLLSRRVRERNPFPPVTSVLLISWTGMRGAVSLAAALAIPLTLDDGSPFPGRDLIVFLVYVTILVTILAQGLTLAPLIRLLGVEDDGKVERLEAKARVKAAKRAIARIDELAAEDWVGDLTAERMRGLYEFRIQRFRSRFDDEDDGAVEARSLAYQRLRREALGAERAEIIRLRNEGVINDAVLHTIERDLDLEDTRLDLDGSG is encoded by the coding sequence ATGGTGTCGCCGCTCACGTCTCCCGCCTCGCCGTTCCCGCTCGCCGCCGCCTCCGAGGGTGGCGGCGCGCACTTCGACGTCGTCCTGCTCGGCGTGCTCGCCGGCGTGACGGTCCTGCTGCTGCTCGCGTACCACTCGCGCGTCCCGTACCCGATCTGGCTCGTCGTCGGCGGTGGCGCGCTCGCGTTCGTGCCGGGCCTCCCGCAGGTCGAGCTCGACCCGGACCTCGTCCTGCTCGTGATCCTGCCGCCGCTGCTCTATGCGGCGGCGTTCTTCTCGTCGCTGCGCGACCTGCGCGCGAACCTGCGCCCGATCGGGATGCTCGCGATCGGGCTCGTCGTCGCCACGACGCTCGTCGTCGGCGTCGTCGCGCACATGGTCGTCGACGACCTCAGCTGGGCCGCGGCCTTCACGCTCGGCGCGGTGCTGTCCCCGACCGACCCGGTCGCCGCGACCGCGATCGCCTCGCGCGCGGGGGCGCCGCGCCGCTTCGTCACGATCGTCGAGGGCGAATCGCTCGTCAACGACTCGACCGCGCTGATCATCTACAAGGCGGCCGTCGCGGCGGTGCTGACCGGCTCGTTCTCGCTGCTCGACGCCGGCTTCGACTTCGTCATGGGCGCGGCCGCCGGGATCGCGATCGGGATCGCGATCGGTGCCGTGATCGCGCGGATCCGGCGGGTCGTCGACGACCCGCCGACCGAGATCACGATCTCGCTGCTGACGCCGTACTTCGCCTACCTGCCGGCGGAGGCGCTCGGCGTCAGCGCCGTGCTGGCGGCGGTGACCTCCGGCATCTGGCTCGGCTGGCGCTCGCCGGAGCTGATCACGCCCGCGACGCGAATCCAGGCGTTCTCGGTCTGGGAGATCCTCGTGTTCGTCCTCAACGCGGCGCTGTTCGTGCTCGTCGGCCTGCAGCTGCCGGGGATCGTCGAGCAGATCTCCGACGACTACGCCGCCGGCCAGCTCGCGCTGTGGGGCGCGCTGGTCGCGGTGACCGTGATCCTCGTCCGCTTCGCGTGGGTCTTCCCGCTCACCTACCTGCCCGGCCTGCTCTCGCGCCGCGTGCGCGAACGCAACCCGTTCCCGCCGGTGACGAGCGTCCTGCTGATCTCCTGGACGGGCATGCGCGGCGCCGTCTCGCTCGCCGCCGCACTCGCGATCCCGCTGACGCTCGACGACGGCAGCCCGTTCCCCGGCCGCGACCTGATCGTCTTCCTCGTCTACGTCACGATCCTCGTGACGATCCTGGCGCAGGGGTTGACGCTGGCGCCGCTGATCCGCCTGCTCGGCGTCGAGGACGACGGCAAGGTCGAGCGGCTGGAGGCGAAGGCGCGCGTGAAGGCGGCGAAGCGGGCGATCGCGCGGATCGACGAGCTGGCCGCCGAGGACTGGGTCGGCGACCTCACCGCCGAGCGGATGCGCGGGCTCTACGAGTTCCGCATCCAGCGCTTCCGCTCTCGCTTCGACGACGAGGACGACGGCGCGGTGGAGGCGAGGTCGCTCGCCTACCAGCGGCTGCGCCGCGAGGCGCTCGGGGCGGAGCGCGCCGAGATCATCCGGCTGCGCAACGAGGGCGTCATCAACGACGCGGTGCTGCACACGATCGAGCGCGACCTCGACCTCGAGGACACGCGGCTCGACCTCGACGGCTCGGGCTAG